DNA sequence from the Streptomyces sp. NBC_01497 genome:
ACGGGATGCGCCGACAAAACCGACGCCGCCTCCGGCGGTGCGAAGGGCGGGGACGGCGCCGTTCACGTGACCGCCAAGGACGACTCCTGCACGGTCTCGAAGACGACCTTCCCGGCCGGCCACCTCCAGCTCGCCGTCGAGAACCAGGGCTCACGGGTCACGGAGGTCGAACTCCTCTACCCCGACGGCCGGATCGCCACCGAGCGGGAGAACCTCGGCCCGAGCACCCGCGCCACCGTCACCGCCGAGGTGAAGGCGGGCACCTACAACATCGCCTGCATCCCCGGCATGAAGGGCGAGGGCATACGCAAGAAGGTCACGGTCACCGGCGGGACGGCCGCCAAGCGGAACCCCGCGATGGACGCCGCGGTCAACGCGTACCGCGTGTACGCGCAGGCACAGGCGGACGACACGCTGCCCAAGGTGAAGGTGTTCACGGACGCCGTGCGCGCGGGTGACATCACCGCCGCCCAGAAGGCGTTCGCGCCGTCCCGCGTCGGCTGGGAGCGCACCGAGCCGGTCGCCGAGTCCTTCGGTGACATCGACCCGAAGACCGACACCCGCGCCGACGGCCTGGAGCCCGGCCAGAAGTGGACCGGCTGGCACGCGCTGGAGAAGCAGCTCTGGCAGGACAAGAAGCTCTCCCCGAACGCGAAGGCGCTCGCCGACCAGCTGGACGCGGACCTCGCGAACTGGCAGCAGCGTGTGGGCAAGGCCGTGATCACCCCCACCTCCATGGCCAACGGCGCCAAGGAACTGCTGGACGAGGTCGCCACCAGCAAGATCACCGGTGAGGAGGACCGCTACAGCCACACCGACCTGTCCGACTTCCAGGCCAACGTCGACGGCGCGCAGAAGGCGTACGAACTGCTCAAGCCGATCGCGCAGAAGAACGACCCCGCCCTCGTCACCGAACTCGACAAGCAGTTCACCGCGATCGACCAGCTCCTCGCCAAGTACCACGACACGAACAGCTCCGACGGGTTCCTGGCCTATACGAAGGTCACCGCGCCCCAGCGCAAGGGACTGTCCGACGGTGTCAACGCGCTGGCGGAACCGCTGTCGAAGCTCGCCGCAGCGGTTGTGAAGTAAGCCGCTGTGAACGAGACCTCCCCTCAGACGCCGGACCCCGACGACGGCCGGGACCAGCAGCGCCCCGCGCCGTCGCGGCGTGCACTGCTCGGCTGGGGCGGTGCCGGGCTCGCGCTCGGCGCCGCCGCGGCGGGTGGCGGTGTGGCGGCCGCGATGAGCGGCTCCTCCGACGCCCCCGCGCCCACGTCGGCCGCCGACACCGGCGCGGCGGTCGCCTTCCACGGCGCCCACCAGGCCGGCATCGCGACCCCCGTCCAGGACCGCCTGCACTTCGCGGCGTTCGACGTGACCACCAAGGACCGCGCGGAACTCGTCCAGTTGCTCAAGGACTGGACGCGGGCCGCCGAGCGGATGACGGCCGGGCGCGAGATCGGCGGCGGCGCGGTACCGGCCGTCGCGGAGGCACCGCCGGACGACACGGGGGAGGCCGCCGGACTCAAACCGTCGCGGCTCACCCTCACCGTCGGCTTCGGCCCGTCCCTCTTCGCGGACGGCCGCTTCGGGCTGGACGGCCGGCGGCCGGACGCGCTCGTCGACCTGCCGAAGTTCCCCGGCGACAACCTCGAAGCGGCCCGCAGCGGCGGCGACCTGTGCGTGCAGGCGTGCGCGGACGATCCGCAGGTCGCGGTGCACGCCATCCGCAACCTCGCGCGGATCGGGTTCGGCACGGTCGCCATCCGCTGGTCGCAACTCGGGTTCGGCAAGACGTCGTCCACCACCCCCGGCGCCCAGACCCCACGCAACCTCTTCGGGTTCAAGGACGGCACCGACAACATCGCGAGCACCGACACCGCGCTCCTCGGCCACGACGTGTGGGTCGGCGCGGACGAAGGACCGGGATGGATGACCGGCGGCTCCTACCTGGTGGCCCGCCGGATCTCGATGCACATCGAGGTGTGGGACAGGGCCGCCCTGAAGGACCAGCAGGACGTGTTCGGCAGGACCAAGGGCGAGGGCGCGCCGTACGGGGGCACCCACGAGCGCGACAAGCCCGACCTCGCGAAACTGCCGCCCGCCTCCCATGTGCGGCTCGCCCACCCGGAGTCCAACGGCGGTGCGCGGCTGCTGCGCCGGGGCTACTCCTACACCGACGGGACCGACGGCCTCGGCCGGCTGGACGCCGGGCTGTTCTTCCTCGCCTACCAGCGCGACGTACGGCACGCGTTCATCCCGGTGCAGCAGCGCCTCGCGCGCGCCGACGCGCTCAACGAGTACATCCAACACGTTGGTTCCGCCGTCTTCGCGATCCCGCCGGGCGTCCGTGACAAGGACGACTGGTGGGGCAGGGAGCTGATGACGGCATGACGGCCGCATGAACGACGACACGAGCAGCACGCACGACGGCACGAAGGCCCTCGTGCGGCACGGAACGCACAGCACGGTGCGTCCCATTCGCGGAAGGAGCCCGATGTGTTCGCCAACTACCTGATCGGCCTGCGCGAGGGGCTTGAGGCCAGCCTGGTCGTCTGCATCCTCATCGCGTACCTGGTGAAGACGGGCAGGCGCGACGCGCTGCGCCCGATCTGGTTCGGCATCGGGGCGGCCGTCGTGCTGGCCCTGGCCTTCGGCTGCGCCCTCGAATTCGGCTCGCAGGAAATGACGTTCGAGGCGCAGGAGGGCCTCGGCGGCTCCCTGTCGATCGTCGCGGTCGGCCTGGTGACCTGGATGGTCTTCTGGATGCGCCGCACGGCCCGCCACCTCAGGGCCGAACTGCACGGCAAGCTCGACTCGGCGCTCCAGATGGGCACCGGGGCGCTGGTCGCCACCGCGTTCCTCGCGGTGGGCCGCGAGGGGCTGGAGACCGCGCTGTTCGTGTGGGCCTCCGTCCGCGCGTCGTCCGACGGCACCCCCGCACCGCTGATCGGGGTGGTACTGGGACTGCTGACGGCGGTGCTGCTCGGCTGGCTGTTCTACCGGGGCGCCATCCGCATCAATCTCGCCAAGTTCTTCACCTGGACCGGCGGGATGCTGGTGATCGTGGCGGCCGGGGTCGTCGGGTACGGCTTCCACGACCTCCAGGAGGCCAACATCCTGCCCGGCCTCACCCACCTGGCGTTCGATATCAGCAACACGATTCCGCCCGACAGCTGGTACGGCACCCTGCTCAAGGGCGTGTTCAACTTCCAGCCGGACCCGACCCTGCTCCAGGCCGTGGTGTGGCTCGTCTATCTGGTACCGACCCTCGCGCTGTTCCTCCTCCCGGTAGGGTTCTTCGGACGGGTTGGGTCCACGAGGTCCGGGAAGCAGAAGACGACCGATGAGAAGGCCGATTCGAACGGCGTGGCTCGCGATGGCGGCCACGACGGTGCTGTCACTGGCGGCGAGCGGATGCGTGACGGTGCACGGGGAACTGGCGGTCGTCCCGTCGGTGAAGCGGAGTGAGGCCGAGAAGGCCCTGACCGCCTTCGTCGCCGCGTACAACGCCGCGGACAAGAATTACGACCCGGCCCTGGACAAGGGCCGGGTCACGGGCGCGCTGGGCGCGATCAACCAGGCGGGGCTGCGCTCCCACGCGATCACGAGCCCGGACGGGAACAAGCAGCACCGCGATCTGGTGCTGGGCGACGCCAAGTTC
Encoded proteins:
- the efeO gene encoding iron uptake system protein EfeO → MRPVRLSVVTAAAAVAALTAVTGCADKTDAASGGAKGGDGAVHVTAKDDSCTVSKTTFPAGHLQLAVENQGSRVTEVELLYPDGRIATERENLGPSTRATVTAEVKAGTYNIACIPGMKGEGIRKKVTVTGGTAAKRNPAMDAAVNAYRVYAQAQADDTLPKVKVFTDAVRAGDITAAQKAFAPSRVGWERTEPVAESFGDIDPKTDTRADGLEPGQKWTGWHALEKQLWQDKKLSPNAKALADQLDADLANWQQRVGKAVITPTSMANGAKELLDEVATSKITGEEDRYSHTDLSDFQANVDGAQKAYELLKPIAQKNDPALVTELDKQFTAIDQLLAKYHDTNSSDGFLAYTKVTAPQRKGLSDGVNALAEPLSKLAAAVVK
- the efeB gene encoding iron uptake transporter deferrochelatase/peroxidase subunit — translated: MNETSPQTPDPDDGRDQQRPAPSRRALLGWGGAGLALGAAAAGGGVAAAMSGSSDAPAPTSAADTGAAVAFHGAHQAGIATPVQDRLHFAAFDVTTKDRAELVQLLKDWTRAAERMTAGREIGGGAVPAVAEAPPDDTGEAAGLKPSRLTLTVGFGPSLFADGRFGLDGRRPDALVDLPKFPGDNLEAARSGGDLCVQACADDPQVAVHAIRNLARIGFGTVAIRWSQLGFGKTSSTTPGAQTPRNLFGFKDGTDNIASTDTALLGHDVWVGADEGPGWMTGGSYLVARRISMHIEVWDRAALKDQQDVFGRTKGEGAPYGGTHERDKPDLAKLPPASHVRLAHPESNGGARLLRRGYSYTDGTDGLGRLDAGLFFLAYQRDVRHAFIPVQQRLARADALNEYIQHVGSAVFAIPPGVRDKDDWWGRELMTA
- the efeU gene encoding iron uptake transporter permease EfeU, which codes for MFANYLIGLREGLEASLVVCILIAYLVKTGRRDALRPIWFGIGAAVVLALAFGCALEFGSQEMTFEAQEGLGGSLSIVAVGLVTWMVFWMRRTARHLRAELHGKLDSALQMGTGALVATAFLAVGREGLETALFVWASVRASSDGTPAPLIGVVLGLLTAVLLGWLFYRGAIRINLAKFFTWTGGMLVIVAAGVVGYGFHDLQEANILPGLTHLAFDISNTIPPDSWYGTLLKGVFNFQPDPTLLQAVVWLVYLVPTLALFLLPVGFFGRVGSTRSGKQKTTDEKADSNGVARDGGHDGAVTGGERMRDGARGTGGRPVGEAE